One genomic window of Sphingomonas hankookensis includes the following:
- a CDS encoding GumC family protein, translated as MNVVAPNFPAGSADAALSLNGLPGAQAGKSSIIRQYLRIALRWRYVILGVTAACFLVGLIATLLMTPKYTATTTVEISREADKVTDFQGVQRDAGIADQEFYQTQYGLLKARSLSERVATELRLVDDPKFFGMFGAPSNNPAFQIVNGRYAASGRAERQRVAGGILRKNLSINPTRLSRLVDIAFTSPDPNFSARIANAWADNFIQTNLERKTQATSYGRNLLQRQLGQAKERLDESQRQLVNYASAQQIINLPAQGAGNGAGAAERSIVADDLASLNAALSQATAERIQMEARYQQAGRAGASTEALRNGAINNLRQRRAELAADYQRLMVQFEPEYPAAKAIQSQIDQLDRSIAREESRVSGSLQADYREAQERERALQARVNQLKTNYLDLRRRSIQYNIYQQEVDTNRALYDGLLQRFKEIGVAGGVGINNVSVVDTAEVPRQPSSPRLLLNLFVSLLAGLGLGAIAAFALEQMDEAIADPAEVERRLGLPLLGSVPKVDDVTPKEALLDRKSDLVDAYLAIQTNLAFTTEHGVPRSLSVTSTRPAEGKSTTALALATMLARSGKRVILVDGDMRSPSVHHLGGVSHDHGLSNFLAGQDDIAPLTFDMTDLGFTAMSAGPIPPNAAELLTGNRLSLLIERLHEQFDHVVIDSPPVMGLADAPLIASRVEGVVYAVESHGIRSTLVKTALARLASANAHIFGGVLTKFEARKAHYGYGYEYGYGYGREKAEGKG; from the coding sequence ATGAACGTGGTTGCACCAAATTTTCCGGCCGGCAGTGCCGACGCTGCTTTGTCCTTGAACGGATTGCCGGGCGCACAAGCCGGAAAGTCGTCGATTATCCGTCAGTATCTGCGGATCGCGTTACGGTGGCGCTACGTCATCCTTGGCGTCACAGCGGCGTGTTTTTTGGTTGGATTGATCGCAACCCTGTTGATGACGCCCAAATATACGGCAACAACAACGGTTGAGATTTCGCGGGAAGCAGACAAGGTCACTGATTTTCAGGGCGTCCAGCGCGACGCCGGCATCGCCGATCAGGAATTTTACCAGACGCAATACGGTCTGCTTAAGGCGCGTTCGCTGTCGGAGCGTGTCGCGACTGAATTGCGCTTGGTCGATGATCCGAAATTTTTCGGAATGTTCGGTGCGCCAAGCAATAATCCGGCGTTCCAGATCGTGAATGGCCGTTATGCCGCAAGCGGCCGCGCCGAGCGACAACGTGTTGCAGGTGGAATCCTACGCAAGAACCTCAGCATCAATCCGACCCGCCTGTCGCGTCTAGTAGACATCGCGTTCACTAGTCCTGATCCTAACTTTTCGGCACGGATCGCGAATGCGTGGGCTGATAATTTCATTCAGACTAATCTCGAACGCAAGACACAGGCAACGTCCTATGGCCGTAACCTTTTACAGCGGCAACTTGGACAGGCGAAGGAGCGTCTCGACGAATCTCAGCGCCAGCTGGTCAATTACGCGTCGGCGCAGCAGATCATTAACTTGCCCGCGCAAGGGGCGGGAAATGGCGCGGGTGCTGCGGAACGTTCTATCGTTGCCGATGATCTTGCAAGTCTGAACGCTGCCCTGTCACAGGCGACGGCAGAGCGTATCCAAATGGAAGCGCGTTATCAGCAGGCCGGGCGTGCGGGGGCTTCGACTGAGGCGCTTCGCAATGGTGCGATCAACAATCTGCGTCAGCGTCGCGCCGAACTTGCTGCTGACTATCAGCGGTTGATGGTGCAGTTCGAACCGGAATATCCCGCGGCAAAAGCAATTCAGTCTCAGATCGATCAGCTTGATCGCTCGATCGCACGCGAGGAAAGCCGCGTATCGGGATCGCTTCAGGCTGATTATCGTGAGGCACAAGAACGGGAACGCGCCTTGCAGGCCAGAGTCAATCAGCTGAAAACGAATTACCTTGATCTACGGCGGCGTAGTATCCAGTACAATATCTACCAGCAAGAAGTCGATACTAACCGAGCGCTGTATGATGGCTTGTTGCAACGCTTCAAGGAAATCGGCGTAGCTGGCGGCGTTGGGATCAATAATGTCTCGGTCGTCGATACTGCAGAAGTGCCGCGGCAACCGTCGAGCCCACGCCTTCTCCTAAACCTGTTCGTTTCCCTTTTGGCGGGCTTGGGATTAGGTGCGATCGCTGCCTTCGCGCTCGAACAGATGGACGAAGCGATTGCCGATCCAGCGGAGGTCGAGCGCCGGCTCGGCCTGCCGTTGCTCGGTTCGGTGCCGAAGGTGGACGATGTAACGCCGAAGGAGGCGCTGCTCGATCGCAAGTCCGATCTGGTCGATGCCTATCTGGCGATTCAGACCAATCTCGCCTTCACCACCGAGCATGGCGTACCGCGGTCGCTGTCGGTCACCTCGACCCGACCGGCCGAGGGCAAGTCGACGACCGCGCTGGCGCTCGCCACCATGCTGGCACGTAGCGGCAAGCGGGTCATCCTGGTCGATGGCGACATGCGTTCGCCGTCGGTCCATCATCTGGGCGGAGTGAGCCATGACCATGGCCTCAGCAACTTCCTGGCCGGGCAGGACGATATCGCGCCGCTCACCTTCGACATGACGGACCTGGGCTTCACCGCCATGTCGGCCGGGCCGATCCCGCCCAATGCGGCCGAGCTGCTGACCGGCAACCGCCTGTCGCTGCTGATCGAGCGACTGCACGAGCAGTTCGACCATGTCGTGATCGACAGCCCGCCGGTCATGGGGCTTGCCGATGCGCCGCTGATCGCGAGCCGGGTCGAGGGCGTCGTCTATGCCGTGGAATCGCATGGAATTCGCTCGACGCTGGTCAAGACCGCGCTGGCGCGACTGGCATCGGCCAACGCGCATATCTTCGGTGGGGTGCTGACCAAGTTCGAGGCGCGCAAGGCGCACTATGGCTATGGCTATGAATATGGCTATGGCTACGGACGCGAAAAGGCCGAGGGCAAGGGCTGA
- a CDS encoding replication initiator protein A → MPHEPQAPAPRTPARPQGDLFRLDSPLTAEIRGERSLMAFPFFALAKNAWMKPLTYQANNVSIEVRPSASGVATIYDKEIVLYIASLMLAKIEVGESVTQDFVFTAHDLFTVTGANHSARSYGRLSEALERLQGTQIKTNIEAGGEGEEGFFSWLSEAKLHYSRTRGGERRLKAVKVRLCDWLFRAILLDRHVLDYAAAYFQLGPIERRIYEVARSSGEDRLETDLATFRLQIGYQNPLANFRNALKQIAAADSIPDYRLELIEQAIDEREAPRRGRRSAPVQVVLTRRPAQLGGDESASDSPAAESPAG, encoded by the coding sequence ATGCCCCATGAGCCGCAAGCCCCCGCCCCTCGCACCCCCGCCCGCCCGCAGGGGGACCTGTTCCGGCTCGACAGCCCGCTGACCGCTGAGATCCGGGGCGAGCGGTCGCTGATGGCGTTTCCGTTCTTTGCGCTGGCCAAGAATGCGTGGATGAAGCCGCTGACCTATCAGGCGAACAATGTGTCGATCGAGGTCCGCCCGTCGGCCAGCGGGGTCGCGACCATCTATGACAAGGAAATCGTTCTCTATATCGCCAGCCTGATGCTGGCGAAGATCGAGGTGGGCGAGAGCGTCACCCAGGATTTCGTCTTCACCGCGCATGACCTGTTCACGGTCACCGGCGCCAATCACTCGGCGCGGTCCTACGGGCGACTGTCCGAGGCGCTGGAGCGGCTGCAGGGCACGCAGATCAAGACCAATATCGAGGCGGGCGGCGAGGGCGAGGAGGGCTTCTTCTCGTGGCTGTCCGAGGCCAAGCTGCATTATTCGCGCACCCGCGGCGGCGAGCGGCGGCTGAAGGCGGTCAAGGTGCGGCTGTGCGACTGGCTGTTCCGCGCGATCCTGCTCGACCGGCATGTGCTCGACTATGCCGCCGCCTATTTCCAATTGGGGCCGATCGAGCGGCGCATCTATGAAGTGGCGCGTTCCAGCGGCGAGGATCGGTTGGAAACCGACCTCGCGACCTTTCGCCTGCAGATCGGCTATCAGAATCCGCTCGCCAATTTCCGCAATGCGTTGAAGCAGATAGCCGCAGCGGACAGCATTCCCGACTATCGGCTCGAGCTGATCGAACAGGCGATCGACGAGCGTGAGGCGCCCCGGCGCGGGCGGCGCAGCGCACCGGTGCAGGTGGTGCTGACCCGGCGTCCGGCGCAGCTCGGCGGCGATGAGTCGGCCAGTGATTCGCCGGCGGCCGAATCACCCGCGGGTTGA
- a CDS encoding helix-turn-helix domain-containing protein, with translation MMALILAQAVARIGALDKGARIGALDGAHSGAAAAKPATRSGGVHRTGAPVRRGSVEAGTVEDSFFAVPAKGETDRLLRAARAALDAGRRVRRTARAEGRMLDAAEAALAGLTAGAVRVFEEICTLARLNGGKVFPTYDHLARATALGRATVARALAALEAAGFLLRQRRFCRTTGEGPRYRQTSNLYRALLPGKLLRFLPRSLRPAPLPCDAAVHQAEAAAELAAMRATLSCKELAEVTLGGALGRVLASLGAAIDRAACESHCDPQPLPESLDQTTNVVGLAGRRRPA, from the coding sequence ATGATGGCGCTTATCCTGGCGCAGGCGGTTGCGCGCATCGGCGCGCTGGACAAGGGCGCGCGCATCGGCGCGCTGGACGGCGCGCACAGCGGTGCGGCAGCGGCGAAGCCGGCCACGCGCAGCGGCGGCGTGCATCGCACCGGCGCCCCGGTGCGGCGCGGCAGCGTCGAGGCGGGCACGGTCGAGGACAGTTTCTTCGCGGTCCCGGCAAAGGGCGAGACCGACCGGCTGCTGCGCGCCGCCCGCGCCGCACTGGACGCCGGCCGCCGGGTAAGACGCACGGCGCGCGCGGAAGGGCGGATGCTCGATGCGGCGGAGGCGGCGCTGGCCGGCCTCACCGCCGGCGCGGTGCGCGTGTTCGAGGAGATCTGCACGCTCGCCCGGCTGAACGGCGGCAAGGTGTTCCCGACCTATGACCATCTGGCCCGGGCGACCGCGCTCGGCCGCGCGACCGTCGCCCGGGCGCTGGCCGCGCTCGAGGCGGCGGGGTTCCTGCTGCGCCAGCGGCGCTTCTGCCGTACCACCGGTGAGGGGCCGCGCTATCGCCAGACTTCCAACCTCTATCGCGCGCTGCTGCCGGGGAAATTGCTGCGTTTCCTGCCGCGCAGCCTACGCCCCGCCCCGCTGCCCTGCGATGCGGCGGTGCACCAGGCGGAGGCCGCGGCCGAGCTGGCGGCGATGCGCGCGACGCTCAGCTGCAAGGAGCTGGCCGAGGTGACGCTGGGCGGGGCGCTCGGCCGGGTGCTGGCCTCGCTCGGCGCCGCGATCGATCGTGCCGCGTGCGAGTCTCATTGCGATCCGCAACCGCTTCCTGAGTCATTAGACCAGACGACGAATGTCGTCGGCCTCGCCGGCCGACGGCGTCCGGCCTGA
- the mqo gene encoding malate dehydrogenase (quinone) codes for MQAPPAPAPRRHRWRKTKIALGIFALLLFCAIAFLFRPMASPPGPAPADDQPLDVAVIGGGVMSVTLATYLQELEPNWRVAMFERLGGVAEESSNGWNNAGTGHSGFAELNYTPEKDDGSIDTSKAVQIAEQFEVARQFWAHEVRTGRLGAPNGFINPTPHMSFVWGDANIDYLRKRQAALVKNPLFYGMQYTRDPAQIRAWAPLVMEGRDPKQKVAATYMPIGTDVNWGVITNQLAGALTKNPNFSLQLRHEVRGIRRGDDGIWNVTVRNLADNSDRTVRARFVFIGAGGASLKLLQMSGIPEAKAYGGFPVGGQFLAFEAPAITARHDVKVYGKAEAGSPPMSVPHLDARKLDGKSVILFGPFALQSTKFLKNGSWQDLFDSVYKDNVGPMMAVGAENAELVKYLVSQAMLTDKDRQAELVKYFPNAKRGDWKLITAGQRVQIIKRDPKKGPVLQFGTEIVTDRQGSIAALLGASPGASTSPAIMLEVLKKAFPQRFASIWTPKIEAMIPSYGRTLNDDPAFTNRIRRMTSETLKLPFVEVPADVRATPAGAPVPAAVQRGRSLNREQQAM; via the coding sequence ATGCAAGCTCCCCCCGCACCGGCCCCGCGCCGGCACCGCTGGCGCAAGACCAAGATCGCGCTCGGCATTTTCGCGCTGCTGCTGTTCTGCGCCATCGCCTTCCTGTTCCGCCCGATGGCCTCGCCGCCCGGGCCGGCCCCGGCCGACGACCAGCCCCTCGACGTGGCGGTGATCGGCGGCGGGGTGATGAGCGTGACGCTCGCCACCTATCTCCAGGAGCTGGAGCCTAACTGGCGCGTCGCGATGTTCGAACGCCTGGGCGGGGTCGCCGAGGAAAGCTCGAACGGGTGGAACAATGCCGGTACCGGCCATTCGGGCTTCGCCGAGCTGAACTACACGCCCGAAAAGGACGATGGCAGCATCGACACGTCCAAGGCGGTGCAGATCGCCGAACAGTTCGAGGTCGCGCGCCAGTTCTGGGCGCATGAGGTCAGGACCGGGCGTCTTGGCGCTCCCAACGGCTTCATCAACCCCACCCCGCATATGAGCTTCGTCTGGGGCGACGCCAATATCGACTATCTGCGCAAGCGGCAGGCGGCGCTGGTGAAGAACCCGCTCTTCTACGGCATGCAATATACCCGGGACCCGGCGCAGATCCGCGCCTGGGCGCCGCTGGTGATGGAAGGGCGCGATCCGAAACAGAAGGTCGCCGCGACCTATATGCCGATCGGCACCGACGTGAACTGGGGGGTGATCACCAACCAGCTCGCCGGCGCATTGACGAAGAACCCCAATTTCAGCCTGCAACTGCGCCACGAGGTCCGGGGCATCCGCCGCGGCGACGACGGCATCTGGAACGTGACGGTCCGCAACCTCGCCGACAATAGCGACCGCACGGTGCGCGCGCGCTTCGTGTTCATCGGTGCGGGCGGTGCGTCGCTCAAGCTGTTGCAGATGTCGGGCATTCCCGAGGCGAAGGCGTATGGCGGCTTCCCCGTCGGCGGCCAGTTCCTGGCGTTCGAGGCGCCGGCGATCACCGCGCGCCACGACGTGAAGGTCTATGGCAAGGCGGAGGCCGGATCGCCGCCGATGTCGGTGCCGCATCTCGACGCGCGCAAGCTGGACGGCAAGTCGGTGATCCTGTTCGGCCCCTTCGCGCTGCAAAGCACGAAGTTCCTGAAGAACGGGTCGTGGCAGGACCTGTTCGACAGCGTGTACAAGGACAATGTCGGGCCGATGATGGCGGTCGGCGCGGAAAATGCCGAGCTGGTCAAATATCTGGTCAGCCAGGCGATGCTGACCGACAAGGACCGCCAGGCCGAGCTGGTGAAATATTTCCCGAACGCGAAGCGCGGCGACTGGAAGCTGATCACCGCCGGACAGCGGGTGCAGATCATCAAGCGCGACCCGAAGAAAGGCCCGGTGCTGCAGTTCGGGACCGAGATCGTGACCGACCGGCAGGGCAGCATCGCCGCGCTGCTCGGCGCCTCGCCCGGGGCGTCGACCTCGCCCGCGATCATGCTGGAGGTGCTGAAGAAGGCGTTCCCGCAGCGTTTCGCCAGCATCTGGACGCCGAAGATCGAGGCGATGATCCCGTCCTATGGCCGCACGCTCAACGACGATCCCGCCTTCACCAACCGGATCCGGCGCATGACCAGCGAGACGCTGAAGCTGCCCTTCGTCGAGGTCCCGGCCGATGTCCGCGCCACCCCGGCGGGGGCGCCGGTCCCGGCGGCGGTCCAGCGCGGCCGCAGCCTGAACCGCGAGCAGCAGGCGATGTGA
- a CDS encoding SulP family inorganic anion transporter, which produces MTFDFATYRRQWFGGAAGIRADILAGIVVALALIPEAIGFSIIAGVDPRIGLYASIAIAMTIACIGGRPGMISAATAAVAVLVGPLVREHGVEYLFAATILMGVIQIAAGLLRLDWVMQFVSRSVITGFVNALAILIFLAQLPQLIGVSWHSYALIALGLAVIYLLPRVTRAVPSPLFAILVLSGISIALGLPVNTVGDMGKLPEGLPNFALPQVPLTLETLRIILPTALTMAAVGLLESLLTAQIVDDMTDSDSAKAQECAGQGGANIVAALFGGMGGCAMIGQSVINVTSGGRGRLSTFVAGAFLLFLLAVLGPWVGRVPMPALVAVMIMVSIGTFSWNSLANLRRHPPTSSIVMLVTVAVVVATRDLSLGVLAGVLLSGVFFAGKVQRMFAVARHADAAGVTYRVTGQIFFASVDRFRRAFGVEGAVPVTIDVAAAHFWDISGVDALDKIVARLRQGGAVVTVTGYNRASADLIDRFALHDKTGVELGVVPH; this is translated from the coding sequence ATGACCTTCGATTTCGCAACCTATCGCCGCCAATGGTTCGGCGGTGCCGCCGGCATACGGGCGGACATCCTCGCCGGCATCGTCGTCGCCCTCGCGCTGATCCCCGAAGCGATCGGCTTTTCGATCATCGCCGGGGTCGATCCGCGCATCGGCCTGTACGCCTCGATCGCGATCGCGATGACCATCGCGTGCATCGGCGGGCGGCCGGGCATGATCTCCGCCGCGACCGCCGCCGTCGCGGTGCTGGTGGGGCCGCTGGTCCGCGAGCATGGCGTCGAGTATCTGTTCGCCGCGACGATCCTGATGGGCGTGATCCAGATCGCCGCCGGGCTGCTGCGGCTCGACTGGGTGATGCAGTTCGTGTCGCGGTCGGTCATCACCGGCTTCGTCAACGCGCTCGCCATCCTGATCTTCCTGGCGCAGCTGCCGCAGCTGATCGGGGTCAGCTGGCACAGCTATGCGCTGATCGCACTCGGTCTCGCCGTCATCTACCTGCTGCCGCGCGTGACCCGCGCGGTGCCGTCGCCCCTGTTCGCGATCCTCGTGCTGAGCGGCATCAGCATCGCGCTGGGCCTGCCGGTCAACACGGTGGGGGACATGGGCAAGCTACCGGAAGGATTGCCGAATTTCGCCTTGCCGCAGGTGCCGCTGACGCTCGAGACGCTGCGCATCATCCTGCCGACGGCGCTGACCATGGCCGCGGTCGGGCTGCTCGAATCGCTGCTGACCGCGCAGATCGTCGACGACATGACCGACAGCGACAGCGCCAAGGCACAGGAATGCGCAGGGCAAGGCGGCGCCAATATCGTCGCCGCTTTGTTCGGCGGCATGGGCGGCTGCGCGATGATCGGCCAGTCGGTCATCAACGTCACCTCGGGCGGGCGCGGGCGGCTGTCGACCTTCGTCGCCGGCGCCTTCCTGTTGTTTTTGCTCGCCGTTCTCGGGCCATGGGTCGGGCGGGTGCCGATGCCGGCGCTGGTCGCGGTGATGATCATGGTGTCGATCGGCACGTTCAGCTGGAATTCGCTGGCCAATCTGCGCCGCCATCCGCCGACCTCGTCGATCGTCATGCTGGTGACGGTCGCGGTCGTCGTCGCGACGCGCGACCTGTCGCTGGGCGTATTGGCGGGCGTGCTGCTGTCGGGGGTATTCTTCGCCGGGAAAGTCCAGCGGATGTTCGCCGTCGCGCGCCACGCCGACGCGGCGGGCGTGACCTATCGCGTGACGGGGCAGATCTTCTTCGCCTCGGTCGACCGCTTCCGCCGGGCCTTTGGCGTCGAAGGCGCGGTGCCGGTGACGATCGATGTCGCGGCGGCGCATTTCTGGGACATTTCCGGGGTCGATGCGCTCGACAAGATCGTCGCGCGGCTGCGCCAGGGCGGCGCGGTGGTCACGGTGACTGGCTATAACCGGGCGAGCGCCGACCTGATCGACCGGTTTGCGTTGCACGACAAGACCGGCGTGGAGCTAGGCGTCGTGCCGCATTGA
- a CDS encoding catalase, translated as MTTTALNAGNGGETHQVTDADHPVLTTNHGTPISDNQNQLKAGPRGPVLIEDEVFREKMNHFDHERIPERIVHARGSAAHGYFECTDSLADVTVADLFQKKGQRTEVFTRFSTVAGGAGSVDTPRDVRGFAVKFYTREGNWDLVGNNIPVFFIQDAIKFPDLIHAAKMEADRGYPQAATAHDTFWDFISLMPESTHMVMWAMSDRTLPRTFANMEGFGVHTFRFINAEGKSTFVKFHWKPQAGLASTIWDETVKIAGADPDFQRRDLFERIDRGDFPTWELGVQLFDEEFADSLPYDVLDATKIIPEEVLPVRIVGRMVLDRYPDNFFAETEQAAFVPSHVVPGIGFSNDPLLQGRLFSYTDTQLSRLGSVNFHQLPINAAKGRAAAAGCPFLNQQRDGHMQMAVPKGRANYEPNSLAKAGEEAGAREDPDKGYKTFPSEEQGQKLRIRPESFADHYSQARLFFRSMDPAEQAHIASALVFELSKVSLEHIRTAMLANLRNVDEDLAQRVADGLAMDLPAASPTKVPVMDMDPSPALRIIRGPRELHTLEGRNVGILIADGSDAGDLKTLKDAIKAAGGNAMTIAPKVGKVPLSDGSTIAADAQLFGQPSVTVDACAVLLSAEAAQKLTKEGAAVQWVMDAFGHLKAIGHNADAKPLLDKAGVEPDEGVTDLTGFVEAAKQRYWDREPKVRTLA; from the coding sequence ATGACCACGACTGCTCTCAACGCCGGCAATGGCGGCGAAACCCATCAGGTGACCGATGCCGATCATCCGGTGCTGACCACCAACCACGGCACGCCGATCAGCGACAATCAGAACCAGCTGAAGGCGGGGCCACGCGGCCCGGTGCTGATCGAGGACGAAGTCTTCCGCGAGAAGATGAACCATTTCGATCATGAGCGGATTCCGGAGCGGATCGTCCATGCGCGGGGCAGCGCGGCGCATGGCTATTTCGAATGTACCGACAGCCTGGCGGACGTGACCGTCGCCGACCTGTTCCAGAAGAAGGGCCAGCGGACCGAAGTGTTCACCCGCTTCTCGACCGTCGCGGGCGGTGCCGGATCGGTCGACACGCCGCGCGACGTGCGCGGCTTCGCGGTGAAATTCTACACGCGCGAGGGCAATTGGGACCTCGTCGGCAACAATATCCCGGTGTTCTTCATCCAGGACGCGATCAAGTTCCCCGACCTGATCCACGCTGCCAAGATGGAGGCCGATCGCGGCTATCCGCAGGCGGCGACCGCGCACGATACCTTCTGGGACTTCATCTCGCTGATGCCCGAATCGACGCACATGGTGATGTGGGCGATGTCGGACCGCACGCTCCCGCGCACCTTCGCGAACATGGAGGGGTTCGGCGTCCACACCTTCCGCTTCATCAATGCCGAAGGGAAATCGACCTTCGTCAAGTTCCACTGGAAGCCCCAGGCCGGCCTCGCCTCGACCATCTGGGACGAGACGGTCAAGATCGCCGGCGCCGACCCCGATTTCCAGCGCCGCGACCTGTTCGAACGGATCGACCGCGGCGATTTCCCGACATGGGAACTGGGCGTGCAGCTGTTCGACGAGGAATTCGCCGACAGCCTGCCCTATGACGTGCTCGACGCGACCAAGATCATTCCCGAAGAGGTCCTGCCGGTCAGGATCGTCGGGCGGATGGTGCTCGATCGCTATCCCGACAATTTCTTTGCCGAAACCGAACAGGCGGCGTTCGTGCCGAGCCATGTCGTCCCCGGCATCGGCTTCTCGAACGACCCGCTGCTGCAAGGGCGGCTGTTCAGCTATACCGACACGCAGCTGTCGCGGCTCGGTTCGGTCAATTTCCACCAGCTGCCGATCAATGCGGCGAAGGGCCGCGCCGCGGCGGCAGGGTGTCCATTCCTGAACCAGCAGCGCGATGGCCATATGCAGATGGCGGTGCCCAAGGGACGCGCCAATTACGAGCCGAACAGCCTGGCGAAGGCCGGCGAGGAAGCCGGCGCGCGCGAGGACCCGGACAAGGGCTACAAGACCTTCCCGTCCGAAGAACAGGGCCAGAAGCTGCGCATCCGCCCCGAAAGCTTCGCCGACCATTACAGCCAGGCGCGGCTGTTCTTCCGCTCGATGGACCCGGCGGAACAGGCGCATATCGCCTCCGCCCTCGTGTTCGAACTGTCGAAGGTCAGCCTCGAGCACATCCGCACCGCGATGCTCGCCAATCTGCGCAACGTCGACGAGGATCTCGCCCAGCGCGTCGCCGACGGCCTCGCCATGGACCTGCCCGCCGCGTCGCCGACCAAGGTGCCGGTCATGGACATGGACCCCTCGCCCGCGCTGCGCATCATCCGCGGTCCGCGCGAGCTGCACACGCTGGAGGGGCGCAATGTCGGCATCCTGATCGCAGACGGCAGCGATGCGGGCGACCTCAAGACGCTGAAGGACGCGATCAAGGCGGCCGGCGGCAACGCGATGACCATCGCGCCCAAGGTCGGCAAGGTGCCGCTGTCCGACGGATCGACCATCGCCGCCGACGCGCAGCTGTTCGGCCAGCCCTCGGTCACGGTCGACGCCTGCGCGGTACTGCTGTCGGCCGAAGCGGCGCAGAAGCTGACCAAGGAAGGTGCCGCGGTCCAATGGGTGATGGACGCCTTCGGCCATCTGAAGGCGATCGGCCACAATGCCGACGCGAAACCGCTGCTCGACAAGGCCGGGGTGGAGCCGGACGAAGGCGTTACCGACCTCACCGGCTTCGTCGAGGCCGCTAAGCAGCGCTACTGGGACCGCGAGCCGAAGGTGCGGACGCTGGCGTAA